The genomic segment CGAATCCAGGCCGAGGTCGGTGAACTTGGCGTGCGCGGGCACGGCGGCGGGCTGGGTGCCCAGCAACGCGGCCAGGATGTGCACGACGGCGTCCTGCACCAGTTGCGTCCGCGCCGGGCCGGGCTTTTCGGCGTGCACCTTGAACGCCGGGGCTTCCTCGCCCGCGTTGGCTGTTCCGCTGTCCAGTTCGGCGAGCAACGGGTTCTCGGCCGCGTGTGGGAAGGCGTGGAAGAGCGTGTCCGGCTGGTAGTCGAACACCCCGGTGTTGACGCGCTGGTGCCGGATAAGTGCTTCCAGGGTGGCGAATCCGTCGGCGGTGGTGATGGTGTCGAACCCGCGTGCGGCGAAGTGGGTGGCCCGCCCGGCCTCACCCCAGGCACCCCAGTCGACCGACAGCGCCGGACGTCCCTGGTCGTGCCGCCACTTGGCGAAGGCGTCGACCCAGGCGCCGGCCGCGGCGTAGTTCGCCTGCCCGGCGTTGCCCAGCATCGCCGACATGGACGAGAACACGACGAACCAGTCGAGCGCGTGCCCCTCGCTCGCCTCGTGCAGGTTCCGCAGGCCGGTCACCTTGGGGTGCCACACGCGTTCCAGCTTGGCCGCGGTGAGGCCGGAGATCGGGGTGTCGTCGAGCACCACGGCGGTGTGCAGGATGCCGCGCAGGTCTTCCCCCGCCGCGGCGACCAGCCGCCGCGCGGTGTCCGGCTCGGTGATGTCGCCCCGGACCACCTCCACCACGCACCCGGCTTCGGTGGTGGCGCGCACGATTTCGGTGGCCTCCGGGGAAAGTTCACCGCGGCCGCCGACGACCACGCGACCGGCTCCGTGCGCCGCCAGCCAGCGGATCGCCTCCAGCCCCAGGCCGCGGGTGCCGCCGGTGACGATGTAGGCGCCGCCGGGGCGCACCACGTCCTCCCGGTTCGGGGCGTGCACCCGCAGGCGGTGCCCCTTCGGCGGGAATTCCAGCACCAGCCGCCCGATGTGCTCGCCGGAAGCGAGTTGCTTGAACGCTTCCACCGCCTCCGGCAGCGGCACGACGGAACTGGGCAGCAGCGGCAGGCGAGCCGCTTCGAGTTCGGTGATGACCTTGTGCAGCGCGGCCCGGAACACCGCGCGTTGTTCGGTGGCGGTGAGCACGAGGTCCAGCGCGGCGTAGGTGATGCCGTGCCGGAAGGCGTCGAGGCCGATCCGGGCGCCGTCGTACAGGTCGCGCTTGCCGATCTCGACGAACCGGCCGGTGGGGGCGAGCAGGTCGAGGGAGGCGCGCATGGCCGCGCCGGTGAGCGAGTTGAGCACCACGTCGACGCCCCGGCCGCCGGTCACTTCCCTTACCTGGTCGGCGAAATCCAGGGTGCGGGAGTCGAAGACGTGCGCCACGCCGTGCTCGCGCAGGTAACGGCGTTTGGCTTCGGTGCCCGCTGTGCCGATCACGGTGGCACCGAGCAGCCGGGCCACCTCGATCGCGGCCAGCCCGGTGCCGCCCGCGGCGGAGTGCACCAGCACGGTCTCGCCTTCGTGCAGGCGCGCGAGGTCGTGCAGGGCGTGCCAGGCGGTGAGGTAGGTCAGCACGGAGGCGGTGGTCTCGAGCATCGGCAGGCCGTCCGGGAGGCGCACCGTCAGGTCGGCCGCGACCAGGGCGGCGGAGGTCATCGTCCCGGTCCCGTCGGGCACCACGCTGACGACCCGGTCGCCCTCGCGGAACTCCCCGACCCCCTCCCCCACGGCGAGCACCACGCCACCGACGTCCGAACCCAGCCGCGGCACCGAGCCGTCGTCGGTGGGGTAGATGCCGAGCGCGATCAGGACGTCCCGGAAGTGGACGGTGACCGCCTCCGACCGGACGAGCAGCTGTCCCGGCCCGGGGACGGGCAGCGGCTCGCCGGTGGCGATCATCCGGACCCGTTCGAGTCCGCCGTCCGCGTCCGCTTCGAGCACGTACTCGTCCGCACCCGCGACCACGTCCCGCTCCCCGGCGGTGCGCGGAGGACGGTGGGCCAGCGGGGCGCGGGTCATCCGGGCCACGTACCGCTGACCCGACCGCCACGCCACCTCGGTCTCCGGTGACCCGGCGAGCAACTCGGCGGCGAGTTCGTGGACGTCTGCTTCGGTGTCGTCGGTGTCGATCCAGGTCACCGCCGACTCGGGCTGTTCGATGGAGGCGACGCGGAGCAGGCCGCGCACCGCGCACACCCCCGGCACCACGGGATCGCCGTCCAGCACCGGCCGGGCGTTCCCGCTGAGCACCCAGATCCGGGGCGGGGCGGGCCGGTGCGCGGACTCGCGCACCAGGGTGGCGAGCCGGGTCACCCGGTCGAGCTCGTCGAGTTCGCCGGTCGCGCACCAGACCACGTTCGCGCCGGTCTCGTCCAGCGGCACGTCTTCCCGGACCACCGGACGGCCGCCGAGTTCGGCCAGTGCCGCGGCGAGCCGGCCGGCCGTGCCGTCGCCCGGTTCCGCCACCAGCACCCACTCCCCCGCGTCCACCGGCCCGGTCGCGGCCGGAAGTGGCTGGGGTTGCCAGGAGATCTCGAACAACCGGGAGTTCATCAGCGCCTGGGCCGGCGAGACACTCGTGCTCCGGACCAGTTCCACGCCTTCGAGCGCGCCGATCCAGACCCCGTCCTCGTCGTGGAGATCGGCGCGCCCGGTCGCGCTGTGGGGGCCGTCGCGGTGCACTTCGGGCCGCACCCAGGCGATGCGGGTGGGGTCGCCGGGCAGCACGACCTCGGCGATCCGGGCGGGCAACCAGGGGGCGTCCACGTTCTCGGTGACGAAGTCCTGCTCGCTGAGCAGCAGCGCGGCCACCGAGAGCACACAGCCGTCGAGGAGCACCGGGTGCACCTTCGGCGCGCCGCTGAGGATCGGCGCTTCGAGCGGGACGAGCAGCCGGGCGATGCCGTCGTCGGTGACGGCGGCGATGGAGTGGAACGCCGGTCCGGTGTCGAGCCCGATCCGGCGGAAGCCTTCGTACAGCTCGTCCGGGGTGCGGGTGTGCTCGGGCACCGGCAGGCCGGGACGGGCGTCGGCGGCCTCCTCGCAGCGGGTGGCGGTCGCGGCGGCGACCCGGTCCCACCCGCCGCCGCTGTGCTGCAGGATCTCCACCTCGGCCCGCAGGCCCGTCCGGGTCGCGGCGACCTGCAACGGCACCGAACCGGCCAGCGGCAGCATCCGGTCGAAGCGCACGCCGGTCAGGCAGACCTCGTCGAGCGCGCAGCCCAGCAGTTCGGTGGCCGCGGCCAGCACCAGTTCGACGTACGCGGCGCCCGGCACGAGCGGGGTGCCGCGCAGGGTGTGCTGCTCCAGCCACTCGATGCGGTCGGCGCCGAGATCCGCGCTCCAGACGTGCCGCGTGCGGTCCTCGGCGTCGGAATCGGGCACGACCGCCCGCTCGCCCAGCCACAGGTGGTTCCCCGCGCCGTGCGTTCCGCGCTTGTTCTCCAGCCAGTAGCGGGATCGGTCGAACGCGGTGGGCGGCAACGGCACTCGCGTGCCATCGCCGTTGACCGCCCCGAGGTCCACCGGCACACCCGTCACGTGGAGCGTCGCGGCGGCGCGGCACAGCGCCTCGCGGCCGGGCCGGTCACGCACGAGCGAAGGCACCGTCGTCACCCCGGTGCGCAGCGCCGAGGCCGTCTCTTCGACCGCGTGGGTCAGCAGCGGGTGCGGCGACAGCTCCAGGAACACCCGGTACCCGTCCTCCACCAGCGCCCGGCTCGCCAGGTCGAACCGGACGGGCGCACGCAGGTTCCTGGCCCAGTACGCCGAATCGAAGACGACCGGCTCCCGCGGGTCCCCGGCGGTGGAGTAGAACGGCACCTCCGGCGTCGCGCCCGCCAGCCAGGACGTCCGCGCGGCGATGTCGGCGAGGATCGGGTCGACCTGGGGTGAATGGGCCGCGACCACCACGGCCAGCCGCTTGCCGAACACGCCCCGGTCCTGCCAGCGCCGCAGCAGTTCGTCGACCACGTGCTGGTGCCCGGCCACCACGGTCGACGCGGGCGCGGTCACCACCGCCACCGACACGCCGTCGAGCCCGGCGATCTCCTGCTCGACCTGCTCCACGGGCAGCGCGACGGTGGCCATGCAGCCACCGGCGACCCGTTGCAGCAACGAGGACCGCGCCAGGGTGATGCGCATGCCGTCCTCGGGTGACAGGATGCCGGCCGCCACCGCGGCCGCGGCCTCGCCCATCGAATGCCCCACCACTGCCGCCGGGCGCAGCCCCCAGGCACGCCACATCTCGGCGAGCGCGGTCTGCACGGCGAAGACCACCGGCTGCACCACGTCCATGCGTTCGAGGTGCGCGCCGGTTTCGATCAGCCGCCGCACCGGCACGCCGTCCTGTCCGGCCACGGCGTCCAGGCGGTCGACCATGCGGGTGAACGCCGGATCCTCGCCGAGCAGGTCCCTGGCCATGCCGGGCCACTGCGAACCGTGCCCGGAGAACACCCACACCGGCATGCCGGGATCACCGGTGGCGCCCCGGACGACCGCCGGGTGCTCCCGCCCTTCCGCGAGCGCGCAAAGCCCGTCGCCGAGTCCGGCCCGGTCCTGGGCGAGGACGCAGGCACGTGTGGTCAGGTGGCTGCGGTGCACGGCCAGCGTGCGCGCCACATCCTCCGGCTGGGGACGCGTCGATTCGAGGTGCTCGGCGAGCCGCCCGGCGGTGGCCGCGAGCCCGCCCGGCGAGGCCGCCGACACCGCGTGGACCAGTGCCCGCTCGCGAATCCGGCGGTTTTCCCGTGCCGGTGCGGCCGGTGCCTCCTCCACGATGGCGTGCGCGTTCGAGCCGGTCACGCCGAACGCCGACACCGCGGCGCGGCGCGGTCCGCCGTCGGCCTCCCACGCGGTGGTCTGCGTGGGCACGAAGAACCTCGTGCCCTCCGCCTCGATCTCCGGGTTCCACCGGGTGAAGTGCAAGTTCGCCGGGATGACCCCGTGACGCACCGCGAACGCGGCCTTGATCAGCCCCAGCACGCCCGCCGCGCTCTCCGGGTGGCCGATGTTCGTCTTCAGCGCGCCCAGCGCGCAGGGCGCGGTCGACGAACTGTGAACGTCCGACAGGGCACCGAATTCGATCGGGTCGCCCACGGGAGTGCCGGTGCCGTGCGATTCGACGTACCCGATGTCGCCGGGCGCGACCCCGGCGGCCCGCATCGCCGAGGTCATCACCTCGCGCTGCGCCGAGCGCGAAGGCTGGGTGACCCCCTGCACCCGCCCGGCGTGGTTGATCGCGGTCCCGGCGATGACCGCCAGCACCCGGTCACCGTCGCGCTGGGCGTCGGCCAGCCGCTTGAGCGCGATCATGCCGCAGCCCTCACCCCGCACGAAACCGTCCGCGCTCTCGTCGAAGGAGGCGCAGCGACCGCGCGTGGACAACGCACCGGCACGGGCGAAACCGATGAGGCCGCCCCATTCCAGCTGCACGGTCACCCCGCCCGCCAGCGCTAGATCGGTCTCCCCGTCGTGCAGCGAACGGCACGCCAGGTGGACCGCGATCAGGGAGGACGCGCAGGCCCCGTCGACGGCCAGGGACGGCCCGTTGACGTCGAGGATGTAGGAGATCCGCCCCGGCGCCCCGGACGGGATCGCCGAAATGCCGTGGTAGATGTTGAATTCCGCCAGGGTGAAGCGCTTGGCGTAGTCGGCGCCCGAGATGCCGACGAACATCCCGGTCCGCGACCCGGCCAGCGAGCGCGGCGGCACGCCCGCGTCCTCCAGCGCTTCCCAGGTCGTCTCCATCAGCAGCCGGTGCTGCGGGTCGACGCTGCCCGCTTCCTGGGCGGGCACCCCGAAGAAGCCGGGGTCGAACAGGTCCACGTCGTCGAGGAACGAGCCGCTGCGCAGCATCCCCGAACCGGCGAGGTCGGCGGGCGTCACCCGTTCCTCCTCCGGCCAGCGCGTGCCGGGGTCCGAGCCGGTCACCACGTCCCGGCGATCCAGCAGCACCTGCCACAGTTCGCTCGCGGAGGTGATCCCGCCGGGCGCCCGGCACCCCGTTCCGATGATCGCCACCGGGGTCTGCGTCCGGGCGGCCGGGCTTTCTCCTGCCATGGTCGGCGTACCTTTCTCGTTGCGCGTCACGGGACGATCCCGGCGACCTTCAGCGCGGCGCGCGCCGGGCGGGTGCCGAGCAGGTCGGGGATCGTGGTGGTGCCGGTGAGGTAGGCATCGACCCGCCGCCACACCGGGGGGACGGCGGTCAGCGCGGTGTGCACCACCGCGGGACGACGCCGGAAGATGTCCATGATCTGCCGCGAGGCACGCATTTCGCCGCCCAGCGTGGTGCGCACCGCGGTGACGTAGTCGTCCCGCGCGCGCTCCAGTTCCGCCTCGCTCTCGGCTTGGGCGACCCGGGCGGCTGCCCGCCCGGACCACACCCCGGAGCGCAGCGCGAACGAGATGCCCTCGCGCGACCAGGGGTCGCACAACCCGGCGGCGTCCCCGGCCAGCAGGACGCGGTCCCGCGCCAGCGGGGAATCCGGGTGGCGGCAACGGGTCAGGTGCCCGGTGTCGTGCAGCGGGGTCAGGTGGGCGAGGCCGTGCCGCTCGAGGAACTCACGCAGGTAAGCCCGGGTCGCCTCGCCGTTTCCCTTGGCGGCCACCACCCCCGCGGTGCAGACGTCGTCCTTGGGGAACACCCAGCCGAAGGAACCCGGCAACGGGCCCCACTCCATCAGCATGCGGCCACGCCAGTTCGCCGCGACCCGGCGGTCGACCGGCACCTCCACTTCGAGGGCCAGGTCCACCTGCTCGCAGTGCACGCCGAGGTGGCGGCCGACCCTGCTGGCGCTCCCGTCCGCCCCCACCAGCGCGCGGGCGTGCACGAGGTCACCGGTGCCGGTGCGGACGGTGACCACGCCTTCGCCGTCCTCGACCGCCATGACCGGTGTGCGGTCCCGCACCACCGCGCCCGCTCCGGCCGCCGCACGGGTCAGCGCGGCGTCGAGCTCGTCACGGAACACCATCCGGCAAGGCAGGTTCCCGGCGGATTTCAGCGTGCGCTGCCAGCGTCCGCGGAGGCCGAAGGTCACCGCTTGGATCTCGTCACGGATGGTGACGCCCAGGTTCGGCGGCAGGAACTCCTGCGAGCAGCCGATCAGCCCGCCACCGCAGGTCTTGTAGCGGGGTACCGCGGCGCGCTCCAGCAGCAGCACCCGGGAACCGGCCTCGGCCGCCACCCGCGCCGCACTCGCCCCCGCGGGCCCGGCACCGACGACCACGACGTCCCACAGTTCTCCGGACAACCGACCTGTTCCCATCAGTCACCAATTTCCGCCTCGCGCGGTTTTCGCCGTTCGGAAATTAACAACCGGGCGGTGGCGCGGTGAAGATCAAGAACTGGAGACAAGCCCCCGGTGGGGTGGCGCCACCCGGTCGGAATTCGCGGATGGCCACCCGTGGCGGAATCCCAAACATTCCGGCACGCGGTTAACCCGTCGAGCGACTGCCGGGCACGTAAGGGTTACACGACCCGGAATCAGCGTGACGGCCCGAGAAAAATGAGGCGCTTCCCCATTCTCCCACAGTCAAACATCCGCGTCGGCGCCCTTTTCCTTGACGAGTGCGCCGACGCGCTTGAGGACGTCGAGCTGAGCCGGGTTGTACAACTCCCTCAGCCCCTGGGCGACCACCGACATGGCGGACGCCGGTCCGTGCGGGGACTGCGCCGCCGGATCCGTCAGTGACGGGAAATCCCGCTGCTGCCGGTGGACTTCGGGGACCATGCGTTCGGCCAGCCGCTGCCGCTCGTCCTCACCCGTGTCCTCGGTCAGTGCGTCGAAGTCCGCATCGACCGCGGTGGGCGGCACCGAGTGCAGTTCCTGCAACGCCGCCATGGCCGAGGGCCCGAAGACCCGGGAGCAGAGCAGCAGGAAGGCCCGGTTGGCCTCGGACACGTCGGCGGCGTTCGCCTCGAATCCGGCGGGCAGGTCGGCCATGGCCCGGTGGCCGAGTACCGCGGCCAGGTCCTTGCGCATCCGCTGCTGGCGTTCGATGCTGGCCGCCAGCTCGGCGTCCAGTTCGCGGAGCGTCTGTTCCGCGTTCTCGTCCGACTCCTCCATCGCGGCGATACCCGCCAGCGGCACGCCGAGGTCGACCAGCCTGCGGATCCGCAGGAGCCGGATGAGGTGGCGGACCCGGTACTGCTTGTAGCCGTTCGCCGACCGTTCCGGCTCCTCCAGCAGGCCGATCTTGTGGTAGTGCCGAACGGTTTTCAGCGTCGTACCGGCGAGTTCCGCCAGCTGGCTCGTACTCCACGCCACGTGAACCGTCCTCCTGTCGCGTTCCGGTCAGCACACCCCACACCGTGCCCCTGGGGCATGGTCAAGCCGGTCCGGCTCACCCGAGCTTCCGCACGCTGGTGTTGACGGCGTCGAGGGGAGCGCCGTCGGCACCCGCGGGCACGAGTTCCGGGACCGGGGTGCCGTGCTGGTCGACCAGCGTGGAGTGGGGCTCGCCGGGCTCGAACGCGTGGCGTTCTCCCCACTGCCGCAGGGTGAGGATGACCGGGAACAGGTCGCGGCCGCTGCCGGTGAGCGCGTACTCCTGACGGCGACCCGAAGGCGCGGTGCGCTGTTCGAGCAGGCCGTGCGCGGTGAGCTTGCGCAGGCGGTCGGTGAGGATGTTGCGGGCGATGCCGGTGCGCCGCTGGAACTCGGTGAACGAGCGTGCCCCGTCCATCGCGTCGCGGATGACGAGCAGGCTCCACCGGTCGCCGACGAGGTCGACCGTGCGGGCGACCGGGCAGTCGGCGTCGGTCCAGCCGGGGTCCGGGGCCCGCGTCATGACACCTCCCGAATGAGTTGCGGAATGAAACCATCATGCCGTACGGTCCGATCGGTTGCAATTTGCTACTGATTGGAGAGCGATGAACGCCTGGCGGCGGTTGCTGCTCGCGGTGGTGTGCGGGGTCGCGGTGGCGAGCATCTACGCCGCCCAGCCGGTGCTGGAGCCGATGGGCCGGGAACTCGGGGTGCCGTCGGAGCGCACCGGATGGCTGGTCGCGACCGGCCAGCTCGGCTACCTGGCCGGGCTGGTGCTGCTGGTGCCGCTGGGCGATGTGGCCGACCGGCGGCGGCTCATCGCCGCCCACCTGGCGCTCACCGCGGTGGGCCTGGTCCTGACGGCGTCGGCGCCCGGCGCCTGGGTGGCGTTCGCGGGGCTCGCGGCGGCGGGGGTGTGCGCGGTCGTGGTGCAGACCGCGGTCGCCTACGCCGCGTCGGTCTCACCACCCGCCGAACGCGGGCGCACCATCGGCGTCGTCACTTCGGGCGTGGTCGTCGGCATCCTGGGCGCCCGGATCGTCACCGGCACGCTGGCCGAGGTGTGGGGCTGGCGGAGCGTCTACGCCGTGCTCGCGGTGCTCTCGCTCGGACTCGCGGCCCTCGTCCTCGTGGGCCTGCCGTCAGATCAACGTCCACGATCCGCGGGGTACCGGCAGGCGGTGAGCGCACTCGGTGGACTGTTCGGCGAGCGCCTCTTCCTGACGCGCGGGCTCATCGCGTTCTTCCTGTTCGCCTCGTTCGGCACGCTGTGGAGCGGGTTGTCCCTGCCGCTGGCGGAAACGCCGTGGCAGCTGAGCGAAAGCCAGATCGGCCTGTTCGGCGTCGCCGGACTCGCCGGCGCCCTCGGCGCGGCGCGCGCGGGCCGCTGGGCGGACGCGGGACGAGCGGGCCCGGTCACCGGTTTCGCGCTCGCCCTGCTCATCGCGGCGTGGGCGGCGATCGGGCAACTGCCGTGGTCGCTGTGGTTGCTCGCCGCCGGGATCGTGGTGCTCGACTTCGCGGTCCAGGCGGTGCACGTGAGCAACCAGCACCTGCTGACCACCGCGCACCCGGACCGCACCAGCGGCGTCATCGGCGGCTACATGGTCTTCTACTCGCTCGGCTCCGCACTCGGCGCGGCCACCACCACCGCCGTGTTCACCGCCCACGGGTGGGCGGGTTCCAGCCTGCTCGGTGCCGGATTCGCCGCCTGCGCCCTGGCCGTGGCCGCGTCAGGAAGGCTCCGGGCCCGGTTCTTCGGGCACCGGTTCCGGTTCCGGCTCGGTGCTGAGTTGCTCCCGCAGGTAGTTCCAGATCACCGCGACCATCGCGGCCACCGGGACGGCGAGCAGGCTCCCGGTGATGCCCGCCAGGCTGCCGCCGAGGGTGACCGCCAGTAGCACGATTCCGGCGTGCAGGCCGAGACCGCGGCTCTGCAGCATGGGCTGGAAGACGTTGCCCTCGAGTTGCTGCACCACGATGATGATGCCCAGCACGATCAGCGCGTCGACGAGTCCGTTGGACACCAGCGCGATCAGCACCGCGACGGCACCGGCGAACAGGGCGCCGACGATCGGCACGAAGGCCGCGACGAAGGTCAGCACGGCCAGCGGCAGCACCAGCGGGACGCCGACGATCCACAGCCCGATACCGATGAACACCGCGTCGAGCAGGCCTACGAACGCCTGCGACCGCACGAAGGAACCGAGGGTGTACCAGCAGCGCTCGGCCACCGCGGGAACGTCGGTGGCCAGGCGGCCGGGCAGCTGCCTGCCCAGCCACGGCAGGAAGCGCGGGCCGTCCTTGAGGAAGAAGAACATCAGGAACACCGCCAGCACCGCGGTGACCAGCCCGTTGGCCACGGTGCCGAGGCCGGTGACGGTCGCGGTGAGGATGCTGCCGACGCTGTCCTGGATGCGGGTGACCGCGGTGTCCATGGCGCCGCTGATCTGTTCCTCGCCGATGTTCAGCGGCGGTCCGGCGGCCCAGCGCCGCAGTTCCTCGATGCCGTCGACCACCCCGTCGACCAGCGCGCCGGACTGCCCCGCCACCGGGAGCGCGATGAGCAGGACGATCCCGGCGATGAGCAGCAGGAAGGTCACGGTGACCGTCGCGGCGGCCAGCGCCGCCGGCCACCGGCGGCGGCGCAGGAACCGGGTCACCGGCCAGGTCAGCGTGGTGAGCAGCAGCGCGATCACCACCGGCCAGACCACGGACCACATCCAGCCGAGCAGCCACAGCAGCACCCCGGCGAAGAGCAGGACCAGCAGCGACTGCAGCGAAACACGCGCCGAGGTACGCAGCGCGGCCCGGGTCTTCACAGCATCCAGCGACACACGCATGCGCCCACCCTAGGCGCTGTCCGGTGAGTCTGGTCGATGGGCTTCGTGATCCAGGTGGTTCCTGGCGGTGCGGGCGGGTCGGCCTCGTACTGGCCCGTACTCGGCCGCGCCCGCCCGTGCCGTCAGGGGCCGCCTGGGCGCGGAGAGCGCGACCTTGACTCACCGGACAGTGCCTGGACAACGCGGGCCGTTGCCGCGCACCAACGAGCTAACGCAGATCCGGGTTCGGCTTGTACGACAGCATCAGGCGGAACGGGTGCACGTCCCAGGTCTGGACCGCCCACATGGTCAGCCTGCCGTCGGTGCGGGCGTGGTCCTCGTCGCGGACGCGGGCGAAACCCGCCGTGTCCGGGGTGGGCAGCGGCGGCAGGGTGTCCCAGAACTGGGCGCCGGCCGGGATCGGCGAGGTCTCCACCACGCACGACGGGTTCGCCCGGTCGCCGTCGTGCACCTGCAGCGCCATCAGCACGTGCTTGTCCGCGCCGTCGGCGGTGGAAGCGGTGCGCACCAACAGCATTTCCGCCCGCTCGCCCGCGGCCACGGACAGCTCGCCGATCCAGTCGAACGCCGCGACGATCTCCTCGGAGGTGAGGCTCGTGTACGCCGTCTCGTCGCTGACCGGCGTAACCGGCACGGGCGGCAGGCCCGGCGACAACACGAGCACCCCGTTGGCCGGGTACAGCCAGCCCGCCTCACAGCCTTCGGTGTCGGTCACCGGCCGCCGGTCGGTGCCACCGCGGCCCAGCAGCGCGCGCACCGCGTCGGCGTCCTGCAGACGCCAGAAGGTCATCTGCTCGTTCACCGTCCACAGCGGCAGGAACGGCCCGATCGGCAGCCCGATCGCCACCGACACCGGCGAGCCGAACGCCGGCAGCGCGCCGAACGCCGGGTCCAGTTTCGCGGTGGCCAGCACGTGCCGCAGCCAGCGCCGGGCGCGGCTGAGCGGGTGGTCCGGGAAGCGCTGGTCGAGCCGCGGGTCGTCACCGCGGTGCCAGGGCAGCTTCGGCTGGGTCCCCGGCGCGTACGGGTGTGGCGAGTAGAACGCGTCGGGGCTCCCGGTCTCGCTGATCGTGTCCGAGAGCAGCGCCGCCTCGCGAGCGCCGGTCATCGACCCCTCGAAGGCGATCAGCTTCAGCACCACGCTGGATTCCGCCTTGGGCACCGTGACCGAGGCGACGAACACCTGTCCCGGCCGGTCCGGCAGGGGCAGCTTCACCACCTGCAGCAACGCGGGCACCCCGTCGAGGGTGACCACGAACGCCTCCACCAGCCCGCCGACCTCCGCGGTCTGCACGGCCAGCTCGTACCGCAGCCGGGGCACGTCGTCGAGGCCCGCGGGCAGGCTCGGCACCAGGTCGAAGAAGTGCGCGGACATGCGGTCCCCGGTCGACGGGTCGACCCAGGACGCGTCACCGTCCGGCTGGAACCCCGACGTGTCGGG from the Amycolatopsis magusensis genome contains:
- a CDS encoding type I polyketide synthase, with protein sequence MAGESPAARTQTPVAIIGTGCRAPGGITSASELWQVLLDRRDVVTGSDPGTRWPEEERVTPADLAGSGMLRSGSFLDDVDLFDPGFFGVPAQEAGSVDPQHRLLMETTWEALEDAGVPPRSLAGSRTGMFVGISGADYAKRFTLAEFNIYHGISAIPSGAPGRISYILDVNGPSLAVDGACASSLIAVHLACRSLHDGETDLALAGGVTVQLEWGGLIGFARAGALSTRGRCASFDESADGFVRGEGCGMIALKRLADAQRDGDRVLAVIAGTAINHAGRVQGVTQPSRSAQREVMTSAMRAAGVAPGDIGYVESHGTGTPVGDPIEFGALSDVHSSSTAPCALGALKTNIGHPESAAGVLGLIKAAFAVRHGVIPANLHFTRWNPEIEAEGTRFFVPTQTTAWEADGGPRRAAVSAFGVTGSNAHAIVEEAPAAPARENRRIRERALVHAVSAASPGGLAATAGRLAEHLESTRPQPEDVARTLAVHRSHLTTRACVLAQDRAGLGDGLCALAEGREHPAVVRGATGDPGMPVWVFSGHGSQWPGMARDLLGEDPAFTRMVDRLDAVAGQDGVPVRRLIETGAHLERMDVVQPVVFAVQTALAEMWRAWGLRPAAVVGHSMGEAAAAVAAGILSPEDGMRITLARSSLLQRVAGGCMATVALPVEQVEQEIAGLDGVSVAVVTAPASTVVAGHQHVVDELLRRWQDRGVFGKRLAVVVAAHSPQVDPILADIAARTSWLAGATPEVPFYSTAGDPREPVVFDSAYWARNLRAPVRFDLASRALVEDGYRVFLELSPHPLLTHAVEETASALRTGVTTVPSLVRDRPGREALCRAAATLHVTGVPVDLGAVNGDGTRVPLPPTAFDRSRYWLENKRGTHGAGNHLWLGERAVVPDSDAEDRTRHVWSADLGADRIEWLEQHTLRGTPLVPGAAYVELVLAAATELLGCALDEVCLTGVRFDRMLPLAGSVPLQVAATRTGLRAEVEILQHSGGGWDRVAAATATRCEEAADARPGLPVPEHTRTPDELYEGFRRIGLDTGPAFHSIAAVTDDGIARLLVPLEAPILSGAPKVHPVLLDGCVLSVAALLLSEQDFVTENVDAPWLPARIAEVVLPGDPTRIAWVRPEVHRDGPHSATGRADLHDEDGVWIGALEGVELVRSTSVSPAQALMNSRLFEISWQPQPLPAATGPVDAGEWVLVAEPGDGTAGRLAAALAELGGRPVVREDVPLDETGANVVWCATGELDELDRVTRLATLVRESAHRPAPPRIWVLSGNARPVLDGDPVVPGVCAVRGLLRVASIEQPESAVTWIDTDDTEADVHELAAELLAGSPETEVAWRSGQRYVARMTRAPLAHRPPRTAGERDVVAGADEYVLEADADGGLERVRMIATGEPLPVPGPGQLLVRSEAVTVHFRDVLIALGIYPTDDGSVPRLGSDVGGVVLAVGEGVGEFREGDRVVSVVPDGTGTMTSAALVAADLTVRLPDGLPMLETTASVLTYLTAWHALHDLARLHEGETVLVHSAAGGTGLAAIEVARLLGATVIGTAGTEAKRRYLREHGVAHVFDSRTLDFADQVREVTGGRGVDVVLNSLTGAAMRASLDLLAPTGRFVEIGKRDLYDGARIGLDAFRHGITYAALDLVLTATEQRAVFRAALHKVITELEAARLPLLPSSVVPLPEAVEAFKQLASGEHIGRLVLEFPPKGHRLRVHAPNREDVVRPGGAYIVTGGTRGLGLEAIRWLAAHGAGRVVVGGRGELSPEATEIVRATTEAGCVVEVVRGDITEPDTARRLVAAAGEDLRGILHTAVVLDDTPISGLTAAKLERVWHPKVTGLRNLHEASEGHALDWFVVFSSMSAMLGNAGQANYAAAGAWVDAFAKWRHDQGRPALSVDWGAWGEAGRATHFAARGFDTITTADGFATLEALIRHQRVNTGVFDYQPDTLFHAFPHAAENPLLAELDSGTANAGEEAPAFKVHAEKPGPARTQLVQDAVVHILAALLGTQPAAVPAHAKFTDLGLDSLLAVALTRRLQADLDLALTAADVWAHPSPAELAAHLDSTIGG
- a CDS encoding geranylgeranyl reductase family protein; this encodes MGTGRLSGELWDVVVVGAGPAGASAARVAAEAGSRVLLLERAAVPRYKTCGGGLIGCSQEFLPPNLGVTIRDEIQAVTFGLRGRWQRTLKSAGNLPCRMVFRDELDAALTRAAAGAGAVVRDRTPVMAVEDGEGVVTVRTGTGDLVHARALVGADGSASRVGRHLGVHCEQVDLALEVEVPVDRRVAANWRGRMLMEWGPLPGSFGWVFPKDDVCTAGVVAAKGNGEATRAYLREFLERHGLAHLTPLHDTGHLTRCRHPDSPLARDRVLLAGDAAGLCDPWSREGISFALRSGVWSGRAAARVAQAESEAELERARDDYVTAVRTTLGGEMRASRQIMDIFRRRPAVVHTALTAVPPVWRRVDAYLTGTTTIPDLLGTRPARAALKVAGIVP
- a CDS encoding MerR family transcriptional regulator — protein: MAWSTSQLAELAGTTLKTVRHYHKIGLLEEPERSANGYKQYRVRHLIRLLRIRRLVDLGVPLAGIAAMEESDENAEQTLRELDAELAASIERQQRMRKDLAAVLGHRAMADLPAGFEANAADVSEANRAFLLLCSRVFGPSAMAALQELHSVPPTAVDADFDALTEDTGEDERQRLAERMVPEVHRQQRDFPSLTDPAAQSPHGPASAMSVVAQGLRELYNPAQLDVLKRVGALVKEKGADADV
- a CDS encoding winged helix-turn-helix transcriptional regulator; amino-acid sequence: MTRAPDPGWTDADCPVARTVDLVGDRWSLLVIRDAMDGARSFTEFQRRTGIARNILTDRLRKLTAHGLLEQRTAPSGRRQEYALTGSGRDLFPVILTLRQWGERHAFEPGEPHSTLVDQHGTPVPELVPAGADGAPLDAVNTSVRKLG
- a CDS encoding MFS transporter, which produces MNAWRRLLLAVVCGVAVASIYAAQPVLEPMGRELGVPSERTGWLVATGQLGYLAGLVLLVPLGDVADRRRLIAAHLALTAVGLVLTASAPGAWVAFAGLAAAGVCAVVVQTAVAYAASVSPPAERGRTIGVVTSGVVVGILGARIVTGTLAEVWGWRSVYAVLAVLSLGLAALVLVGLPSDQRPRSAGYRQAVSALGGLFGERLFLTRGLIAFFLFASFGTLWSGLSLPLAETPWQLSESQIGLFGVAGLAGALGAARAGRWADAGRAGPVTGFALALLIAAWAAIGQLPWSLWLLAAGIVVLDFAVQAVHVSNQHLLTTAHPDRTSGVIGGYMVFYSLGSALGAATTTAVFTAHGWAGSSLLGAGFAACALAVAASGRLRARFFGHRFRFRLGAELLPQVVPDHRDHRGHRDGEQAPGDARQAAAEGDRQ